A single genomic interval of Anopheles marshallii chromosome 2, idAnoMarsDA_429_01, whole genome shotgun sequence harbors:
- the LOC128707654 gene encoding NIF3-like protein 1, with translation MLFKTFSLAFSVRNIVKSSGQRYLKARTMATLQEIVTQLREFAPENLAEKWDNVGLLVEPRDNTSPITNILLTNDLTEAVVLEAREKNAQMIISYHPPIFAPLKRLTQASWKERIIIDCIRHDIAIYSPHTSWDNVNNGVNDWLAASLPHEPYLCRPILENPLNMAYGSGRVCKVSGGPISEADAVQLITKHTQMNCAMVGGARANENRMIRTYAVCAGSGASVLKGVVADMYITGEMSHHEILEATSNGTCVVLLGHSNSERGFLTVFKGILNDRLNNRVAIHVSESDRDPLQLVLRENAD, from the exons ATGctatttaaaactttttcgtTAGCCTTTTCAGTACGAAACATCGTTAAAAGTAGTGGTCAACGGTATCTCAAAGCACGTACGATGGCAACGCTTCAGGAAATAGTCACACAGTTGCGTGAGTTTGCACCGGAAAATCTTGCGGAAAAGTGGGACAATGTTGGTTTGCTAGTAGAACCACGAGATAATACAAG CCCTATTACCAACATCCTTTTGACCAATGATCTGACGGAGGCGGTAGTGTTGGAGGCTCGGGAAAAGAATGCCCAAATGATTATTTCCTACCATCCGCCAATATTCGCACCGCTCAAACGGCTGACCCAAGCATCGTGGAAGGAACGCATCATTATCGATTGTATCCGGCACGATATTGCCATCTACTCGCCGCACACAAGCTGGGATAACGTGAACAATGGCGTGAACGATTGGTTGGCAGCGTCGCTCCCACACGAGCCATATCTTTGCCGCCCGATCCTCGAAAACCCGCTGAATATGGCTTATGGCTCTGGAAGGGTGTGTAAAGTTAGCGGTGGACCCATTTCCGAAGCCGATGCCGTCCAACTCATtaccaaacacacgcaaatgAACTGTGCCATGGTTGGCGGAGCACGCGCGAATGAAAATCGGATGATACGTACGTATGCCGTTTGTGCCGGTTCGGGTGCGAGTGTGTTGAAAGGTGTTGTGGCCGATATGTACATTACCGGTGAAATGTCACACCATGAGATACTGGAAGCGACAAGCAACGGTACTTGTGTGGTGCTGCTCGGACATAGCAACTCGGAGCGTGGCTTTCTGACCGTTTTCAAAGGCATTTTGAACGATCGTCTCAATAACCGTGTGGCGATTCACGTGTCAGAAAGTGACCGTGATCCATTGCAATTGGTATTGCGGGAAAATGCAGACTAA
- the LOC128709187 gene encoding leucine-rich repeat-containing protein 57-like yields MEGGFKSIMHLSYRNFRSIPEELCGSERHNIEEIYLKENLIHRLPDWFLVRMGHLRFLCLAGNMISSLPDAIDRMVCLETLDLSENALHGLPSTVGRLRRLTKLLLNGNSIERLPLELGQLQQLEVLEVRKNRLTTIPIQLAQCIALEDLQVDDNPGLWSIPTRLFALPALNYVSAERCNLFQLPYTINATTLCFVLLFSHQQSLTHCPLALERFAQPDYESMEQKVKRIRNPPCYRQIRCHAVPYLLNLPSALVHLCDRHSSAGILPDFLFDTALRACCGRLRWDSLDELDMPRYCKDRLINGPVASCSSVPCGKEIFTTAVLALVKSKEYAHNFIVSVLFCSKLCADRWFQYNCDAYDELSWEIPN; encoded by the exons ATGGAAGGTGGCTTCAAAAGCATAATGCACCTGAGCTATCGCAACTTTCGTTCGATACCGGAGGAGCTGTGCGGTTCGGAACGGCACAACATTGAGGAGATTTATCTGAAGGAAAATTTGATCCACCGACTGCCGGATTGGTTTCTCGTGAGGATGGGCCATTTGCGGTTTTTGTGTCTCGCCGGCAACATGATTAGTTCGCTGCCGGACGCGATCGATCGTATGGTGTGTTTGGAAACGCTCGATCTGTCCGAGAACGCGCTGCACGGTTTGCCGTCCACCGTTGGACGCTTGCGGCGACTGACCAAGCTGTTGCTGAATGGAAACAGCATCGAGCGGCTGCCGttgg aaCTTGGGCAGCTCCAGCAGCTAGAGGTGCTGGAAGTGCGCAAAAACCGTCTCACGACCATACCCATCCAACTGGCACAGTGCATCGCGCTGGAAGATCTACAGGTGGACGATAATCCCGGCCTGTGGTCCATTCCAACCCGACTATTTGCCCTGCCCGCGCTAAATTACGTGTCGGCGGAACGGTGCAACTTGTTCCAGCTGCCGTACACCATCAACGCCACCACGCTGTGCTTCGTGCTGCTGTTTAGCCACCAGCAAAGCCTCACCCATTGCCCGCTGGCATTGGAACGTTTCGCCCAACCGGATTACGAATCAATGGAGCAGAAGGTGAAGCGTATCAGAAACCCACCCTGCTATCGGCAGATCCGCTGCCACGCTGTGCCGTATCTACTGAATCTTCCATCCGCGCTGGTGCATCTGTGCGACCGACATAGTTCTGCCGGGATTTTACCCGACTTCCTGTTCGACACGGCATTGCGAGCGTGCTGTGGTCGGCTTCGGTGGGATAGTCTGGACGAATTGGACATGCCAAGGTACTGTAAGGACCGATTGATCAATGGACCGGTGGCCAGCTGCAGCAGTGTCCCGTGTGGCAAGGAGATATTCACCACCGCTGTTTTAGCGCTTGTTAAGAG CAAGGAATACGCGCACAACTTCATCgttagtgtgttgttttgctcgaAGCTTTGTGCGGATCGTTGGTTCCAGTACAACTGTGATGCGTACGACGAGCTATCGTGGGAAATTCCAAACTAA
- the LOC128718617 gene encoding alpha-amylase A-like — translation MQLLGVGLFSRNRVSLTLSSKMRNVVRSGVILLLAIALASCPVEGQHDPHFVPGHSTIVHLFEWKWNDIADECERFLGPKGYGGVQLSPVNENIIIRLDDGSRPWWERYQPISYKLDTRSGTEAQFAEMSRRCNAAGVRLYVDIIINHMGATQPVEPAIGTGGSTAIPSDRQFPAVPFGWPDFNAPCDINDWGNPVEIRNCELVGLHDLNQAEPWVRDRAVDFLNHLIELGVAGFRVDAAKHMWPADLEVIFGRLHNLNTAYGFAPGSRAFLAQEVIDMGSHEAVRKYEYTHLGTVTEFMYSHYLGRAFSGGDALRWLYNFGDAWGLLSSRDAFVFVDNHDNQRGHDGILTHKEPKPYKMATAFAAAYPYGQLRVMSSFAFTSFDQGPPADAQGNLLSPIINPDTTCGGGWVCEHRWRQIYSMIHFRNLAWGTPMQHWWDNGNNQIAFARGNVGFVAFNLEPYDMNVILQTGLPAGIYCDVISGSRVGETCTGLQVIVEPNGYASISIRANAEDGVIAIHSEVSVRGMYSH, via the coding sequence ATGCAACTTCTCGGTGTTGGTCTATTCTCCCGTAACCGGGTGTCGTTAACCTTGTCCAGTAAAATGAGGAACGTAGTGCGCTCGGGAGTGATCCTGCTGCTGGCGATCGCGCTTGCCAGTTGCCCTGTGGAAGGTCAGCACGATCCACACTTCGTCCCTGGCCACAGCACCATTGTGCATCTGTTCGAGTGGAAGTGGAACGACATTGCGGACGAGTGTGAGCGTTTCCTGGGGCCGAAGGGTTACGGTGGTGTGCAGCTGTCACCGGTCAACGAGAATATCATTATTCGATTGGACGATGGTTCCCGACCATGGTGGGAACGCTACCAGCCCATTTCGTACAAGCTGGACACTCGCTCCGGCACGGAGGCACAGTTTGCCGAGATGTCCCGCCGCTGTAATGCGGCCGGCGTACGTCTCTACGtggacatcatcatcaaccacaTGGGTGCGACGCAACCCGTTGAGCCGGCTATTGGTACGGGAGGTTCAACGGCCATTCCCTCCGACCGTCAGTTCCCGGCAGTACCGTTCGGGTGGCCCGACTTCAATGCGCCGTGTGACATCAACGATTGGGGCAATCCAGTCGAGATCCGGAACTGTGAGCTTGTTGGACTACACGATCTCAACCAGGCCGAACCGTGGGTACGCGATCGTGCCGTCGACTTCCTGAACCATCTGATCGAGCTCGGAGTTGCCGGGTTCCGCGTGGATGCCGCCAAACACATGTGGCCTGCAGATCTTGAGGTGATCTTCGGCCGGCTCCACAATCTTAACACCGCGTACGGTTTTGCACCCGGATCGAGAGCGTTCCTTGCGCAAGAAGTTATCGATATGGGAAGCCATGAGGCGGTCCGCAAGTACGAGTACACGCACCTCGGCACGGTCACTGAGTTTATGTATTCACACTACCTTGGCCGGGCATTCAGTGGTGGCGATGCTCTCCGTTGGTTATACAACTTTGGCGATGCGTGGGGCCTGCTTTCGTCGCGCGATGCCTTCGTATTCGTGGACAATCACGACAACCAGCGGGGCCATGACGGTATCCTCACTCACAAGGAACCCAAGCCGTACAAAATGGCGACCGCATTTGCAGCGGCCTACCCGTACGGGCAGCTGCGCGTTATGAGTTCGTTCGCATTCACCAGCTTCGATCAGGGCCCGCCGGCCGATGCGCAGGGTAATCTGCTGTCGCCCATCATTAACCCGGACACGACTTGCGGTGGCGGTTGGGTGTGTGAGCACCGATGGCGCCAGATTTACAGCATGATCCACTTCCGCAACCTTGCGTGGGGTACGCCGATGCAGCACTGGTGGGACAATGGTAACAACCAGATCGCCTTTGCCCGAGGAAACGTTGGCTTTGTGGCGTTCAACCTGGAACCGTACGACATGAATGTGATCCTGCAGACGGGTCTGCCGGCTGGTATCTACTGTGATGTTATTTCTGGTTCGCGCGTCGGTGAAACCTGTACCGGGCTGCAGGTTATTGTAGAGCCGAACGGTTATGCATCGATTTCTATCCGCGCGAATGCCGAGGACGGTGTGATTGCCATCCACAGTGAGGTAAGTGTACGGGGAATGTATTCACATTGA
- the LOC128718618 gene encoding uncharacterized protein LOC128718618: MAKGAKRKTKWVSLSLANANTKTSNATGSDSEQTTHSQQQHYGDGHRSKMYNGASLASKAGRDVTAGTEVTEEHSGNERTQDHSGNRTDTSTGSDCATGQERRSVNSYHRRRPPPYNARTGWSGGSTGGSSNGRNNYHRNGYYGNGGGYYGGGKRSYFDSYTRRQQTATSTNRTTSGDGAETGGTTINDDEYTRITTPRQDVLFKKGYLSRPKPSVATASTSNTGSSSIAGTTSEGSDGGNAGGSNSISTTESITSEYGGSFAADGSPLYDYSIPCIPCGYFTENGVLVMNGFAVDNNGFSYFNGGQTYIYPPNYNGCQQSPLATTNTGDQTADSMLYATDDTNDEANTNESTELDRTTPNHSTPVIDSESMPGYEDISVVSCSGAYNENEATGGDGQYFTNDGLSTMEQVPLCEVVPEQPIPTKLAGEESVDTSAVCDASNESASTSVQEVQDFSENGYFQYTNGFDLAQFYNSLCYPNLLMDQYRLYDDAGLPLYSGSEYAMANEEVYGHQHSFKKRKKRFRTFEEMPSVNGNSFDVGNTPSEMAVEPNTIGSDAIDCVPANHVPSSAVCHQSYQLNAEVQEFLPSVPTVVPHSSAVKPDDVCASLDKTNSCTKGNTCAVAKPRHSVTPKLPKPSSQKLASGPVAHATDDTANVSPPSANGKPPLNKANRKKDLIESTLAFAAQNIDLTRPKTTTSQESSHDSELFWTTVDRNGRKKRVASVPEQHTVTANSAEKESSTEERTKGKLTVGDGMQSEASIQLQDNASAVASQTLLDANAVATDESGKKEQPTKSKKKTHKHKRQQLRRSMGNFNKQPLEGFQLIEPEFTSSATGHRKGKSSDKAGRVDTIVQKAQNEDTQVVKQSNKKQLSATVTLGPIGTTDGHCRVVEEQPETVEMNINCDNSSNGTTSEVSLTEEVDQYEVGETVAQKIVPLLAFASAMDVKTIVNKTETEKHHQQLMSVAVEQEQKAEIAEQAVVQNGVIQNDIKQVVPIEEVLKEANQETVQSTLDPTELDASMVNLCLKADNVSGQDETNETLSPVIEKQQLTNVKLSVDTSVFASAAKQLTISSVSPTLPALEEDESEDHVDGVADDSTASEGDDTRTKRDSMSGAGYTESIDSGLQSPAPCGGVASPETSSMVSSIESQPAIDLPDVASSQSALSQVVGTWLMRKLEVHEPEEVFILPNNPLLIQRLERFHQLQRREHRDRLRGPFSSESEGEDQEYDLEDDDDTDSDYMSDGHGRIDRTQSDDANSTNPGSPLNSVQQDVGVVQKNPLGGAQQGSLTNAAKPQRDESKRYATQHSDGGNSSKRCIIM; this comes from the exons gaCACCGAAGTAAAATGTACAACGGAGCTAGTTTAGCTTCAAAAGCTGGCAGAGATGTGACAGCTGGAACCGAAGTTACAGAAGAGCATAGCGGTAACGAACGCACCCAGGATCACAGTGGTAATCGAACCGATACCAGTACCGGAAGCGATTGTGCCACGGGTCAGGAGCGGCGATCTGTGAACAGCTACCACAGACGTCGGCCACCTCCATACAATGCCCGAACCGGATGGAGCGGTGGATCCACCGGTGGCTCTAGTAATGGTCGCAACAACTATCATCGCAATGGTTACTATGGAAATGGCGGCGGATACTACGGCGGAGGAAAACGGTCTTACTTTGATAGCTACACAAGGCGACAACAAACTGCAACCAGCACGAACCGAACGACCTCCGGTGATGGGGCAGAGACGGGAGGAACTACGATTAATGACG ACGAGTATACGCGAATAACAACACCGCGACAGGATGTACTGTTTAAGAAGGGTTACCTGTCCCGGCCGAAGCCTTCCGTCGCGACAGCCAGTACGTCCAACACGGGGTCCAGCTCAATTGCCGGCACCACTAGTGAGGGTAGCGATGGTGGAAATGCAGGTGGCAGTAATAGCATCTCCACGACGGAATCCATCACATCCGAGTATGGTGGATCGTTTGCGGCCGATGGTAGCCCACTGTACGACTATTCCATCCCATGTATTCCGTGCGGGTACTTCACCGAGAACGGTGTGCTGGTGATGAATG GTTTCGCTGTGGATAACAATGGCTTTTCGTACTTCAACGGTGGCCAGACGTACATCTATCCACCGAACTACAACGGCTGCCAACAGTCACCGTTAGCGACCACAAACACAGGGGACCAAACGGCGGATTCGATGCTGTACGCAACCGACGACACAAATGACGAAGCTAACACGAATGAATCGACCGAACTGGATAGAACCACACCGAACCATTCGACGCCCGTCATAGATTCCGAATCGATGCCAGGGTACGAAGATATTTCTGTTGTTTCCTGTTCTGGAGCGTATAACGAAAACGAAGCCACCGGTGGTGATGGTCAATACTTCACGAACGATGGCCTTTCCACGATGGAGCAGGTACCCCTGTGCGAAGTGGTTCCGGAGCAGCCCATACCGACTAAGCTAGCTGGGGAAGAATCGGTAGACACTAGCGCGGTTTGCGATGCGTCAAATGAATCGGCTTCCACCAGCGTGCAGGAAGTGCAAGATTTCTCGGAGAACGGATATTTCCAATACACCAATGGGTTTGATTTGGCACAGTTTTATAACTCACTGTGCTATCCAAACTTGCTGATGGACCAGTACCGACTGTATGATGATGCTG GTTTACCATTGTACAGCGGTTCCGAGTACGCTATGGCAAATGAAGAAGTCTATGGACATCAGCACAGCTTTAAGAAACGTAAAAAGCGTTTCCGTACGTTTGAGGAG ATGCCATCAGTAAATGGGAACTCTTTTGACGTTGGAAATACACCATCCGAAATGGCG GTGGAACCCAACACTATCGGTAGTGATGCTATCGATTGCGTGCCAGCAAACCATGTTCCTTCTAGTGCTGTATGTCATCAGTCGTATCAGCTGAATGCTGAAGTGCAAGAATTTCTACCTTCCGTACCCACGGTCGTTCCACATTCAAGTGCCGTTAAGCCTGACGATGTGTGTGCATCACTTGACAAAACGAATAGCTGCACCAAGGGTAACACTTGCGCCGTGGCGAAGCCTCGACATTCAGTAACACCAAAACTTCCAAAGCCATCGTCCCAAAAACTCGCTTCCGGGCCCGTTGCTCATGCTACCGACGATACAGCAAACGTTTCGCCACCGTCGGCCAACGGAAAACCACCGCTAAACAAAGCGAATCGCAAAAAGGACCTGATCGAATCAACGCTTGCCTTTGCAGCCCAGAATATTGATCTCACGCGTCCAAAAACGACCACTTCCCAAGAGTCGTCACATGACAGCGAACTATTCTGGACCACCGTCGATCGCAACGGGCGAAAGAAGCGTGTAGCATCGGTTCCGGAACAGCACACGGTCACTGCCAACTCAGCGGAGAAGGAATCTTCTACCgaagaacgaacgaaagggaaattaaCTGTTGGAGATGGGATGCAATCGGAGGCATCGATCCAACTGCAGGATAATGCGTCTGCAGTAGCAAGTCAGACATTGCTCGACGCGAACGCGGTTGCCACGGATGAAAGTGGCAAAAAGGAGCAACCAAcgaaaagtaagaaaaagaCACATAAGCACAAAAGACAACAACTCCGGAGGTCAATGGGGAATTTCAATAAGCAACCGCTGGAAGGTTTTCAGTTGATCGAACCTGAATTTACTTCTTCAGCGACGGGACATCGTAAGGGCAAAAGCAGTGATAAAGCGGGACGAGTTGATACTATCGTTCAGAAAGCTCAAAACGAAGATACGCAGGTGGTTAAACAGTCCAATAAGAAACAGCTATCCGCTACGGTGACCCTGGGGCCAATTGGGACAACGGATGGGCACTGCCGTGTCGTGGAGGAGCAGCCAGAAACCGTGGAAATGAACATTAATTGTGATAACTCAAGCAATGGTACCACTTCGGAAGTCTCGCTTACGGAAGAGGTGGATCAGTACGAGGTTGGGGAGACGGTTGCTCAAAAAATAGTACCGTTGTTAGCCTTTGCCTCAGCGATGGATGTGAAAACTATTGTTAATAAGACTGAGACTgaaaaacatcaccaacaaTTGATGTCGGTGGCCGTCGAGCAAGAACAGAAAGCTGAAATTGCGGAACAAGCAGTCGTTCAGAATGGGGTGATTCAAAATGATATCAAACAGGTAGTACCAATTGAAGAGGTATTGAAAGAAGCTAATCAGGAGACAGTGCAGAGCACACTGGATCCAACCGAGCTTGATGCTTCGATGGTTAATCTTTGCTTAAAAGCGGATAATGTTTCCGGTCAAgacgaaacaaatgaaactcTGTCGCCTGTAATCGAAAAGCAACAGCTCACGAATGTGAAACTGTCCGTCGACACGAGCGTGTTTGCCAGCGCCGCTAAGCAGCTTACAATCAGCTCCGTTAGTCCCACATTGCCAGCGCTCGAAGAAGACGAGTCGGAAGATCACGTGGATGGTGTTGCAGACGATAGCACCGCATCAGAAGGTGACGATACGCGCACGAAGCGTGACAGTATGTCCGGTGCGGGTTATACCGAAAGCATTGACTCGGGTCTGCAAAGCCCTGCACCGTGTGGTGGAGTTGCCTCACCGGAAACCTCGTCCATGGTGAGCTCGATCGAAAGCCAACCGGCCATAGATTTGCCGGATGTAGCGTCCAGCCAGTCGGCCTTGTCCCAGGTGGTAGGTACATGGCTTATGAGAAAGCTGGAAGTACACGAACCCGAGGAGGTGTTTATACTGCCAAACAATCCGCTGCTGATCCAGCGTTTGGAGCGGTTCCATCAACTGCAACGACGAGAACATCGTGATCGGCTGCGAGGACCGTTCTCGTCTGAATCTGAGGGAGAAGACCAGGAGTACGATCTCGAGGATGATGACGACACGGATAGTGACTACATGAGCGACGGCCATGGAAGAATTGATCGCACACAATCGGATGACGCTAACAGCACAAATCCAGGCTCACCCCTCAACTCTGTACAGCAGGACGTTGGTGTAGTGCAAAAGAATCCGCTAGGTGGCGCACAACAAGGGTCACTAACGAATGCAGCAAAGCCGCAGCGTGACGAAAGCAAACGATATGCAACACAGCACAGTGATGGCGGCAATAGTTCGAAACGCTGCATAATCATGTAG
- the LOC128719125 gene encoding histone acetyltransferase KAT8-like — protein MVSQKSLRANADSEKENKTNTASAVVSGGGSAHGDGSTAPGSKQTKEKASSDTQIVGSDGVSSSAAGSPDASGGEGGKDELVIGEEYMVQRQDGTWHLAQLIQSRQNPSDPKQLEYYIHYEGLNRRLDQWVTRDRISNDSMPGGSPTGAGDRATSVPIPPNAAGDGASARKSPLGSNTANAKDRFTGLKPGSKEAGALLVSGNDNIGSSIDGTDTDRKITRNQKRRHDEINHVQKTYADMDPTTAALEKEHEAITKVKYIDKLRIGKYEIDTWYFSPYPEEYGKVGTMYVCEYCLRYMRLAKTLKEHKAVCTKRQPPGNEIYRKGTLSIFEIDGRDHRFYCQTLCLMAKLFLDHKTLYYDVEPFYFYVLCEIDREGQHIVGYFSKEKESPEGNNVACILILPPYQRKGYGKLLIAFSYELSRREGIIGSPEKPLSDLGKLSYRSYWAYTLLKLIKDYRTTTIKELSELSGITPEDIIYTLQSMNMVKYWKGQHVICVTVKLIQEHLQMPQFKKPKLMVDPTFLKWTPQKRNNPAKQIKKN, from the exons ATGGTTTCGCAAAAGTCGTTGCGAGCTAACGCGGAcagcgagaaagaaaacaaaacgaacacgGCGTCGGCTGTAGTTAGCGGCGGCGGCAGTGCACACGGTGACGGCAGCACTGCTCCCGGttccaaacaaacgaaagaaaaagcttCTTCCGACACGCAAATCGTCGGTTCTGATGGAGTTAGCTCAAGTGCGGCCGGTTCACCGGATGCGAGCGGTGGAGAG GGCGGTAAAGATGAACTAGTAATTGGCGAAGAGTACATGGTACAGCGACAGGACGGCACATGGCATTTAGCGCAATTGATTCAATCGCGCCAAAATCCTTCAGATCCGAAACAGTTGGAGTATTACATACATTACGAAGGTCTCAACCGGCGGCTGGATCAATGGGTGACGCGGGATCGAATATCGAACGACAGTATGCCGGGTGGGAGTCCAACGGGTGCCGGTGACCGTGCCACCAGTGTACCTATTCCACCAAACGCGGCTGGAGATGGTGCATCTGCTAGGAAAAGCCCACTAGGATCGAATACGGCCAACGCGAAGGATCGCTTTACGGGGCTGAAACCGGGATCGAAGGAAGCCGGCGCGTTGCTAGTGAGCGGAAATGATAATATCGGGTCTAGCATTGACGGGACCGACACGGATCGGAAGATAACGCGCAACCAAAAGCGACGCCACGATGAGATAAACCACGTGCAGAAAACGTACGCCGATATGGACCCAACTACGGCTGCCCTGGAGAAGGAACACGAGGCGATCACGAAAGTGAAGTACATCGACAAGCTGCGCATTGGGAAGTACGAAATCGATACGTGGTATTTTTCGCCGTATCCGGAAGAGTACGGCAAGGTTGGCACGATGTACGTTTGCGAGTACTGTCTGCGGTATATGCGACTGGCCAAAACACTCAAGGAACACAAAGCCGTCTGTACCAAACGGCAGCCGCCAGGCAATGAGATCTACCGCAAGGGGACATTGTCCATCTTTGAAATAGACGGTAGGGACCATCGGTTCTATTGCCAGACGCTTTGCCTCATGGCGAAACTATTTCTCGATCACAAAACGCTTTACTACGATGTGGAACCGTTCTATTTCTACGTGCTGTGCGAAATAGATCGCGAAGGGCAGCATATTGTTGGGTATTTTTCCAAGGAAAAGGAATCACCCGAAGGTAACAATGTCGCATGCATTCTCATACTTCCACCCTACCAGCGCAAGGGCTACGGTAAGCTGCTGATTGCGTTTAGCTATGAACTTTCGCGCCGGGAAGGAATTATTGGCAGCCCGGAGAAACCGCTGTCCGATCTTGGGAAGCTGAGCTATCGAAGCTATTGGGCGTACACGCTGCTCAAGCTTATAAAGGACTACCGGACGACGACGATTAAGGAGCTGAGCGAACTGTCCGGCATTACGCCAGAAGACATCATCTACACGCTCCAGTCGATGAATATGGTGAAATACTGGAAGGGTCAGCACGTGATCTGCGTAACGGTTAAGCTGATCCAGGAGCACCTTCAGATGCCACAGTTTAAGAAACCGAAGTTGATGGTAGACCCCACATTCCTCAAGTGGACACCACAGAAGCGCAACAATCCAGCGAAGCAGATAAAGAAAAATTAG